The Populus trichocarpa isolate Nisqually-1 chromosome 2, P.trichocarpa_v4.1, whole genome shotgun sequence genome has a window encoding:
- the LOC7474516 gene encoding protein RADIALIS-like 3 — protein MASGSSNWTSKQNKLFENALAIYDQESPDRWHNLARAVGKTVEEVKKHYQMLVEDVQQIEAGEIPLPNYTRRSGASNKSYHCNDDQAQRVKNLNLN, from the exons ATGGCTTCAGGTTCTAGTAATTGGActtcaaagcaaaacaaactgtTCGAAAATGCCTTGGCCATCTATGATCAAGAATCTCCTGATCGCTGGCACAATCTTGCCAGGGCTGTTGGAAAAACAGTGGAGGAAGTGAAGAAGCATTATCAGATGCTTGTTGAAGACGTCCAGCAGATTGAAGCTGGTGAAATCCCTTTGCCCAACTACACTAGAAGATCTGGAGCTAGCAACAAGAGCTACCATTGCAATGATGATCAAGCACAAAG GGTGAAGAATCTTAATCTCAACTGA